ATACAGTTCACAAACAAACAAAGTAACAAGCAGGTGTGCAATTGATCTTTTGGAGGGTCTGAGATGTCAAGTTTAACACAATTTTTCCGCAACGTAGGCACAGAGATACGAAAGGTGAGCTGGCCGAAGAAAAAGGAACTGACAAGATACACAGTCACTGTTGTGACGACCGTCGTGTTTCTTTCCGTTTTCTTTTTAATTGTTGACCAAGGCATTACAGCCGTTTTGAATTGGATTACCTCGAAGTAATTCGCCGTTTCGTAATTTAAGCTTGAATATACCGGTTTTTAATATGGTATAATAAAAAAATATAGAGAAAATAAAAAAGCCCGCTTCCACGGGTTTTTTAATTTGCTTTTAAACAATAAAGGAGGGAAGGACACTAAAGTCCCTTTCTATGGAGAAGAATTGGTATGTTGTACACACATATTCAGGATATGAGAATAAAGTAAAAGCGAACCTTGAAAAGCGCGTTGAATCCATGGGTATGCAAGATAAAATATTTCGGGTGATCGTGCCCGAAGAGGAAGAAACGGATGTAAAAAACGGCAAAAAGAAAGTTGTGAAGCGCAAGGTGTTTCCTGGGTACGTATTGGTGGAGATCGTCATGACGGATGACTCTTGGTATGTAGTCCGCAATACACCGGGAGTTACAGGGTTTGTCGGTTCATCAGGCCACGGTTCGAAACCGACCCCGCTTCTGCCGGAGGAAGTAAAGAATATCCTCAAGCAAATGGGAATGGATGATAAACGGAAAGATGTGGATTTCGATGTGAAGGAAACGGTAGTTGTCAACGAAGGACCATTTGCTAATTTCGAAGGAACTGTGGAAGAGATCGACTATGACAAAGCAAAGCTGAAAGTCTTGGTAAATATGTTTGGCCGCGAAACGCCGGTTGAGCTTGATTTTCATCAAGTAGATAAAATATAATTGAAAACAACTTGAAATGTTAGTCGAATAATGATAATATTTTTAAGTCAGTACGTCTCAACGACAGAGACTAATTTTAATTGATCATCTTTATTTGCAGAATAAAGATTATGATTTGAGTGGGAGGGGACAACCCCAGATACCACATCACGGACTTAAGGAGGTGTGTCTCGTGGCTAAAAAAGTTATTAAAGTTGTGAAATTGCAAATCCCTGCAGGGAAAGCGAATCCGGCTCCACCAGTAGGACCTGCACTTGGTCAAGCCGGCGTTAACATCATGGGATTCTGTAAGGAGTTTAACGCTCGCACTGCGGACCAAGCTGGTTTGATTATTCCAGTTGAAATTTCGGTATTTGAAGACCGTTCATTTACATTCATCACAAAGACTCCGCCAGCGGCTGTACTGCTTAAGAAAGCGGCCGGCATTCAGTCTGGTTCTGGAGAACCTAACCGCAATAAAGTGGCGACAGTGAAACGTGATAAAGTTCGCGAAATCGCTGAAATGAAAATGCCAGATCTAAACGCAGCTGATGTTGAAGCAGCTATGCGTATGGTTGAAGGTACTGCCCGCAGCATGGGGATTGTGATCGAAGACTAATTATTGGTCTAGTTGAAGTTGTTGTTCAAGGGTTGCGATGTGGATGTAGTTAATATAATTCACTCGCAACCTTTATTCGTGGGAGGTTATTCCGCTAAAACCACATAAGGAGGATTTTTAATAATGGCAAAAAAAGGAAAGAAGTTTCAAGAAGCAGCAAAGCTTGTTGACCGTTCAACAGCGTACCCAATTGAAGAAGCGATTGAATTAGTGAAGAAAACCAGCTTCACAAAATTTGACGCAACAGTAGAAGTGGCGTTCCGTCTGGGTGTAGACCCTAAGAAAGCGGATCAGCAAATCCGCGGAGCGGTAGTGCTTCCAAACGGAACTGGTAAAACACAAACTGTTTTAGTATTCGCTAAAGGCGAAAAAGCAAAAGAAGCGGAAGCAGCAGGTGCAGACTATGTTGGAGACAGCGATTATATCAACAAAATCCAGCAAGGCTGGTTTGAGTTTGATGTCATCGTAGCGACACCGGACATGATGGGCGAAGTAGGTAAGCTTGGCCGTGTGCTTGGACCTAAAGGCTTAATGCCAAACCCTAAAACTGGCACCGTTACATTTGACGTAGCGAAAGCTGTTGAAGAAATCAAAGCGGGTAAAGTAGAATATCGCGTTGATAAAGCCGGTAACGTTCATGTGCCGATCGGTAAAGTATCATTCGAGAACGAGAAGTTGATTGAAAACTTCAACACCATTTTTGACACAATGCTGAAAGCAAAGCCGGCTGCAGCTAAGGGCGCGTTCATGAAGAACGTAGCGGTCACTTCAACAATGGCTCCTGGCATCAAAGTGGATCCTTCTTCTGTAGCAGTAAAACAATAATTGACATTCCAAAAAGTATGTGATATTATACTTTTTGTTGCAAATGAATAAAACATTTATACCGTAGACAGCAGGGGCTGAAAAGCTTAATTTCCCGCCGAGGTAATACGAATATATAGAGTGCGGCATCTCGCCGTGCTTTTCGTACCCCCGCGTCTGCAAAGAGCGGGGGTTTTTACTTGCTTTAAATGGTATGAATGAGAAAGCAAAGAAATATCGTTTTTCGGAGAAATCTACAGGAGGTGTAAAAAATGAACAGTGTAATCGAACAAAAGCAACAGATCGTGAATGACATCGCTGATAAGTTGAAAAACAGTGCCTCTACAGTGGTAGTGGACTACCGCGGTTTAACAGTAGGCGAAGTGACTGAGCTTCGTAAGCAGCTTCGTGAAGCGGGTGTTGAGTTCAAAGTATTCAAAAACACATTGACTCGCCGTGCCGCTGAAATCGCAGAGGTTTCAGACTTAAATGAATTTCTTACAGGGCCGAACGCGATTGCATTCAGTAATGAAGATGTGATTGCGCCAGCGAAAATCCTTAACAATTTCGCAAAAGAACATGAAGCTTTAGAAATTAAAGCGGGTGTTCTGGAAGGAAATCTTGTATCTGTGGAAGAAGTCAAAGCTCTTGCTGAACTTCCATCCCGCGAAGGTTTGCTTTCTATGCTACTCAGCGTGCTGCAGGCTCCTATGCGCAACTTCGCGCTGGCTGCAAAAGCTGTTGCCGATCAAAAGGAAGAACAAGGCGCGTAAGCTGATTCATTCAGCCTGTGCCTGAACGAAACATATTTAAGCATGAAAAATTAAGGAGGAAATATATAATGACTAAAGAGCAAATCATTGATGCGATTAAAGAAATGTCCGTTCTTGAACTAAATGACCTAGTAAAAGCAATTGAAGAAGAGTTTGGTGTAACTGCTGCTGCTCCTGTAGCTGTAGCTGGCGGAGCTGCTGGCGGAGATGCTGCAGCTGAGAAAACTGAATTTGACGTAGTGCTTACTGAAGCAGGCGGCCAAAAAATCAAAGTTATTAAAGTGGTTCGTGAAATCACAGGTCTTGGACTTAAAGAAGCAAAAGAAGTGGTTGACAACACTCCAAAACCACTTAAAGAAGGCGTTTCTAAAGAAGAAGCTGAAGAACTTAAAGCTAAACTTGAAGAAGTTGGCGCTGGCGTAGAAGTTAAGTAATTAAGTGTATGGGACAACAAAAGCCCGCTGGTTCCAGCGGGCTTTTGTTTTTGTTTGGTGAAAGCTTTTAGGCAAAGTAAATGGAGGGATCGGCGTGCCAAACCATTATTACTCGCAAACTCCGGAAAGCGAAAGCAATCCGATGTATTGGGAATACCGTCTGAGAAACAAGCTTTTCCGCTTTAAAACGGATAGTGGCGTTTTTTCTAAAAAAGAAGTCGATTTTGGTTCGCGCTTGCTGATTGAAAGCTTTCAGATGCCGGAGATACCGGGGCCGATTTTGGACGTTGGCTGCGGATACGGTCCGATTGGTTTGTCGGTAGCCGCCCAATCTTCGGAGCGTCTTGTTCACATGGTCGATGTGAACCGCCGGGCGCTTGAATTATCAAAAGAGAATGCAGGGTTAAATAAGATTGAAAATGTCTTAATTTACGAAAGTGACCGGCTGGAGCAAGTCACTGAAAAGGGCTTTGCCGCTATTTTAACCAACCCGCCTATCCGTGCGGGGAAGAAGATCGTTTTGGATATATTTCATCAAAGTTTTCAAAAACTAGCTAGTGGCGGTCAGCTTTGGGTTGTCATCCAAAAGAAACAAGGGGCTCCGTCGGCTATTAAAGAGCTGGAGCAGTTGTTTGGTGAAACAGAGACGGTTGAGCGCTCCAAAGGATATTATATTCTTAAAGCGGAAAAGGCATTGACTGCACAATAGCTCTATGCTATTATTATAAAATGCCAATATAATATTTGTGCTCATTTTTCCAAAAAAGCTTTTGTATGTATATTTTTTTGGTGCATGGGAACAATGATAAAATAATATTCCATTATGTGAAAAAAATGAGGTTTTCTTTGAAAAACCCTTTTTCTTTTTGTCTTATAGAATAGACTGGCTGTCTGCTATAAGATGTATATAGGCAACTAAAACGCTTGATTTGAGGGGTGAATCAGTTGACAGGTCAACTAGTTCAGTATGGACGACACCGCCAACGCAGAAGTTATGCACGCATTAGCGAAGTTTTAGAATTACCAAATTTGATTGAAATCCAAACATCCTCCTATCAATGGTTTCTTGATGAGGGCTTAAGAGAGATGTTCCAAGACATTTCTCCGATTGAAGATTTCACTGGTAATCTTGCACTGGAATTTATCGATTATAGTCTTGCAGACCCGAAGTATCCGGTCGATGAGTCTAAAGAGCGCGATGTCACTTATTCAGCGCCGCTTCGAGTTAAGGTCCGTCTTTTAAATAAAGAGACTGGTGAAGTGAAAGACCAAGAAGTGTTCATGGGCGACTTTCCGCTTATGACCGAAACAGGAACATTCATTATCAATGGAGCAGAACGCGTAATCGTTTCCCAGTTAGTCCGCTCTCCGAGTGTGTATTACAGCGAAAAATTCGACAAGAACGGGAAGAAAGGCTTTACTGCTACAGTGATTCCAAACCGCGGTGCTTGGCTCGAATATGAGACAGATGCAAAGGATATTGTATATGTCCGTATTGACCGCACGCGTAAGTTGCCAATCACAGTATTGCTGCGCGCTTTAGGGTTTGGCTCTGATCAAGAAATCATCGATTTAATCGGCGATAATGAATATATTCGCAACACGCTTGAAAAAGACAACACGGAAAACACGGAAAAAGCGCTGATTGAAATATATGAGCGGCTTCGTCCAGGTGAACCGCCAACGGTTGAAAATGCCAAAAGCTTGCTGATCTCTCGTTTCTTTGATCCGAAGCGATATGACCTTGCAAACGTTGGACGCTACAAAATCAATAAAAAACTTCACACGAAAAACCGCCTATTCGGCCAACGTTTAGCGGAAACGCTGGCAGATCCGGAAACAGGTGAAATTATCGCGGAAGAAGGAACGGTTCTTGACCGCCGCGCACTAGATAAGATCATTCCTTATCTAGAAAAGGGCACAGGGTTTAAAACCTTCCGTCAATCCGGCGGCGTGGTTGAAGAAGATATTGTCGTTCAATCCATTAAAGTATACGCACCGGATAGCGAAGATGGAAAAGTGATTAACATCATTGGGAACGGGTTCCCTGAGCATGATGTCAAGCATATTACGCCTGCCGATATCATCGCTTCCATCGGCTACTTCTTCAATCTTCTTTATGGAGTCGGAAACACAGATGATATTGATCATTTAGGTAACCGCCGCCTTCGTTCGGTAGGTGAGTTGCTTCAAAACCAATTCCGTATCGGATTATCCAGAATGGAACGGGTCGTTCGCGAAAGAATGTCTATTCAAGATGCGAACACGATCACACCTCAGCAATTAATTAATATTCGCCCGGTTATTGCTTCGATCAAGGAGTTCTTTGGAAGCTCACAGCTTTCTCAGTTTATGGACCAAACCAACCCTCTGGCAGAATTGACGCATAAACGCCGTCTGTCTGCTTTAGGACCTGGTGGTTTAACGCGCGAACGCGCCGGCTTTGAAGTGCGGGATGTTCACTATTCTCACTACGGCCGCATGTGTCCGATTGAAACGCCTGAGGGACCAAACATCGGTTTAATTAACTCACTTTCATCTTATGCGAAAGTGAATAAATTTGGCTTTATTGAAACTCCTTACCGCCGGGTCGATCCGGAAACGGGAAAAGTAACAGACCGGATTGATTACTTAACGGCTGATGAAGAGGATAATTACGTTGTGGCCCAAGCGAACGTGCCGCTTGCAGAAGACGGCTCATTCCTTGAAGAAGAAGTAGTTGCCCGCTTCCGCGGTGAGAACACGGTTGTCAAACGCGAGCGCGTGGACTACATGGATGTATCGCCAAAACAAGTAGTATCTGCGGCAACCGCTTGTATTCCTTTCTTAGAAAACGATGACTCCAACCGCGCTCTTATGGGAGCCAACATGCAGCGTCAGGCTGTGCCGTTAATGCAGCCGGAAGCGCCTATTGTAGGAACGGGAATGGAATATGTGTCCGGGAAAGACTCCGGAGCAGCTGTCATCTGCAAGCATGAAGGGATAGTCGAGCACGTGGAAGCGAAAGAAATTTGGGTTCGCCGCGTGCAGGAGATTGATGGCCAAGAAGTGAAAGGCGATCTCGACAAGTATCGCTTATTGAAGTTTATTCGTTCCAACCAAGGAACATGCTATAACCAGCGTCCGATCGTAAGCGTAGGAGATCGTGTGGTCAAAGGAGAGATTCTTGCCGATGGCCCTTCGATGGATAAAGGGGAGCTGGCTCTTGGACGAAACGTAATGGTCGGCTTTATGACATGGGATGGCTACAACTATGAGGATGCCATCATCATGAGCGAGCGGCTCGTTAAAGATGACGTCTACACTTCCATCCATATTGAAGAATATGAATCAGAGTCCAGAGATACGAAGCTTGGTCCTGAAGAAATTACCCACGATATTCCGAATGTCGGTGAAGATGCGCTCCGAAACTTAGATGAACGCGGTATTATCCGCATCGGTGCGGAAGTAAAAGACGGGGATCTGCTCGTGGGGAAAGTTACGCCTAAAGGTGTGACAGAGCTTACCGCAGAAGAGCGGCTATTGCATGCGATTTTCGGTGAAAAAGCCCGCGAAGTGCGCGATACTTCCCTTCGCGTTCCGCATGGCGGAGGCGGAATCGTTCTTGATGTAAAGGTATTTAACCGGGAGGACGGCGATGAGTTGCCGCCAGGTGTGAACCAGCTGGTTCGTGTGTACATCGTTCAGAAACGTAAGATTTCTGAAGGCGATAAAATGGCCGGACGGCACGGAAACAAAGGGGTTATTTCCCGCATCCTGCCTGAAGAGGATATGCCTTACTTGCCGGATGGCAGACCGATTGATATCATGTTGAACCCGCTTGGGGTACCATCTCGTATGAATATTGGTCAGGTGCTGGAGCTCCACCTTGGAATGGCCGCACGCTACCTCGGCATTCATGTCGCTACCCCAGTATTTGACGGTGCGACAGAGGACGACGTATGGGAAACCATCGAAGAATCCGGAATGTCGCGCGACGCCAAAACCGTTCTTTACGATGGCCGCAGCGGAGAACCTTTCGATAATCGTGTGTCTGTCGGAATTATGTATATGATCAAACTAGCTCACATGGTTGATGATAAGCTGCATGCCCGTTCAACCGGTCCATACTCGCTTGTTACCCAGCAGCCGCTTGGCGGTAAAGCCCAATTTGGCGGACAGCGTTTTGGAGAGATGGAGGTTTGGGCGCTTGAAGCATATGGAGCTGCTTATACACTTCAAGAAATTCTGACAGTGAAATCGGATGATATTGTCGGCCGCGTGAAAACATATGAAGCGATTGTCAAAGGAGAGAACGTGCCGGAGCCGGGTGTTCCGGAATCGTTTAAAGTGCTGATTAAAGAGCTTCAAAGCTTGGGAATGGATGTGAAGATCATGTCCGGCGATGACCAAGAAATCGAAATGCGCGATTTAGAGGATGAAGAAGATCTTCAGCAGGCGGATACGTTAAATATTGCCCCTGATGACAAAAAAGAAACTGAAAAGGTAAGTTCAACGGACTAATGAATAAGGCCGGAGAAGGCCATTGCGGCTTCTCCGGCAATCGTGACTAAACAGCAATTAAGCAAATTGGGTAAAACCTGTAGACTGAAAGGGAGGTAGGCCCCTTGCTAGATGTAAATAATTTCGAATACATGAAAATCGGTTTGGCATCACCCGATAAAATTCGATCTTGGTCTTATGGTGAGGTAAAAAAACCAGAAACGATCAACTATCGTACACTAAAACCTGAAAAAGACGGCTTGTTTTGCGAACGCATTTTCGGACCGACCAAGGACTGGGAATGTCATTGCGGAAAGTACAAAAGAGTTCGCTATAAAGGCGTAGTCTGTGACCGCTGCGGTGTGGAGGTCACAAAGGCGAAAGTTCGCCGGGAACGAATGGGCCACATTGAGCTGGCCGCTCCAGTCTCCCACATTTGGTATTTTAAAGGTATTCCAAGCCGCATGGGACTTGTGCTGGATATGTCTCCCCGTTCCCTTGAAGAGGTTATTTACTTTGCATCCTACGTGGTAACGGATGCGGGTGAAACAGCTTTAGAGAAAAAACAGCTGCTTTCCGAAAAGGAATATCGGGCTTATCGAGAAAAGTACGGCAACAAATTCCAAGCTTCCATGGGGGCGGAAGCCATCAAAAAGCTTCTTCAAGACATTGACCTTGAAAAAGAAGTTGATTCCCTTAAAGAAGAACTGAAGAGCGCTCAAGGCCAGCGCCGCACGCGTGCGATTAAGCGCCTGGAGGTTATAGAAGCATTCCGCCATTCCGGCAATAAACCAGACTGGATGATTCTTGATGTGCTGCCGGTCATCCCTCCGGAGCTGCGGCCGATGGTTCAACTGGATGGAGGACGCTTTGCTACCTCTGATTTGAACGACTTGTATCGCCGGGTCATCAACCGCAACAACCGCTTAAAGCGCCTGCTGGATCTTGGTGCGCCAAGCATTATCGTTCAAAATGAAAAGCGTATGCTTCAAGAAGCGGTAGACGCCTTAATTGACAACGGCCGCCGCGGTCGTCCTGTCACTGGTCCCGGCAACCGTCCACTTAAATCCCTTTCTCATATGCTGAAAGGAAAACAAGGACGATTCCGCCAAAATCTATTAGGTAAACGGGTGGATTACTCTGGACGTTCCGTTATCGTCGTAGGCCCTAACTTAAAGATGTATCAATGCGGTCTGCCAAAGGAAATGGCGCTAGAGTTATTTAAGCCATTTGTGATGAAAGAGCTTGTAGAAAAAGGCTTAGCTCACAATATCAAAAGCGCTAAGCGCAAAATAGAGCGCGTGCAGCCTGAAGTGTGGGATGTGCTTGAAGAAGTCATTAAAGAGCACCCTGTTCTTCTTAACCGGGCACCGACACTTCACCGCTTAGGAATTCAAGCATTTGAGCCGACGCTGGTTGAAGGGCGTGCGATCCGCCTGCATCCTCTTGTATGTACCGCTTACAACGCGGACTTTGACGGGGACCAAATGGCCGTCCATGTGCCGCTGTCAGCTGAAGCGCAGGCCGAGGCGCGCATGCTTATGCTGGCCGCTCAAAACATCTTGAATCCTAAGGATGGCAAGCCGGTTGTAACACCTTCCCAAGACATGGTTTTAGGTAACTATTATTTAACCCTTGAGCGAGAAGGGGCTATTGGCGAAGGAATGATTTTTAAAGATACAAACGAAGCTCTAACTGCTTACCAAAATGGATATGTTCATCTTCATACGCGTATCGCGGTAGCAGCTTCATCCTTGAACAATCAAACATTCACTGAAGAACAGAACAAGATGCTGCTTATCACGACTGTAGGGAAATTGATCTTTAACGAAATTCTTCCGGATTCATTCCCTTACATCAACGAACCGACCGGAACAAATCTGGAAGTCAAAACACCTGAGAAATACTTTGTTCATCCAACAGTCAATGTGAAAGAGCATATTCAGAAGCAAGAGCTGGTCGCGCCGTTTAAGAAGAAAATTCTCGGTAATATCATTGCTGAAGTATTTAAACGGTTTAAGATTACTGAGACTTCCAAGATGCTTGACCGCATGAAGGACCTCGGCTTCAAATACTCCACAAAAGCCGGTATTACAGTAGGTGTGGCTGACATCGTTGTATTAGGTGAGAAGGAACAGATTCTTCACGATGCCCAAACAAAAGTGGATAATGTCCTGAAACAGTTCAGACGCGGTTTGATTACGGAAGAAGAACGGTATGAACGCGTCATTTCTATCTGGAGTGCGGCGAAGGATACGATTCAAGGCAAGCTGATGGCTTCCCTTGATAAGCGCAACCCGATCTTCATGATGAGTGACTCTGGAGCCCGTGGTAACGCCTCTAACTTCACTCAGCTTGCTGGTATGCGCGGTTTGATGGCCAACCCGGCCGGCCGCATTATTGAATTGCCGATTAAATCAAGCTTCCGTGAAGGTTTGACAGTATTGGAGTACTTTATTTCGACTCACGGAGCGCGTAAAGGATTGGCCGATACGGCGCTGAAAACAGCTGACTCAGGTTACTTGACTCGACGCCTTGTTGATGTCGCGCAGGATGTTATTGTCCGTGAAGAAGATTGCGGCACGGATCGCGGTCTGTTGATCGGCTCTATTAAAGAAGGCACAGAAATTATCGAACCTTTAGAAGAACGTCTTGTAGGCCGTTACACTAGAAAAACAATTAAACATCCTGAAACAGGAGAAGTGCTTATCAATGAAAATGAAATGATCAGCGAGGATTTAGCGAAACAAATCGTTGATGCAGGCATTGAGAAAGTATGGATTCGTTCAGCGTTTACATGTAACACCCGTCATGGTGTCTGCAAGAAGTGCTATGGCCGCAACCTGGCAACAGGACAGCAAGTCGAAGTGGGAGAAGCGGTTGGGATTATTGCTGCTCAGTCTATCGGGGAACCAGGTACACAGCTTACAATGCGTACATTCCATACAGGCGGGGTAGCCGGAGACGATATCACGCAAGGTTTACCGCGTATCCAAGAGCTGTTTGAGGCCCGCAATCCGAAAGGTCAGGCGGTTATTTCTGAAATTGACGGACATGTAACAGCCATCAATGAAGGCCGTGACCGCCAGCAAGAAATTATGCTTCAGGGCGACGTGGAAACCCGCACTTATACGGTTCCTTACACGGCACGCTTAAAAGTCGCGGTGAATGATAAGGTCGTTCGCGGACAGGAGCTGACGGAAGGTTCGATCGATCCTAAAGAATACTTGAAGATCACAGATGTGGCTTCCGTCCAAAAATACTTGCTGCGTGAAGTGCAAAAAGTATACCGGATGCAGGGGGTTGAAATCGGCGATAAGCATATTGAAGTAATGGTCCGCCAAATGCTTCGCAAAGTGCGCGTCATCGATGCCGGTGATACGGATGTGCTGCCGGGAAGCTTGCTTGAAATCCATCAGTTCAGAGATGCTAATGAAAAAGCATTGCTTGAAGGCGGGAGACCGGCAACAGGAAGACCTGTTCTGCTCGGAATCACAAAGGCATCTTTG
The Bacillus xiapuensis DNA segment above includes these coding regions:
- the rplA gene encoding 50S ribosomal protein L1, with protein sequence MAKKGKKFQEAAKLVDRSTAYPIEEAIELVKKTSFTKFDATVEVAFRLGVDPKKADQQIRGAVVLPNGTGKTQTVLVFAKGEKAKEAEAAGADYVGDSDYINKIQQGWFEFDVIVATPDMMGEVGKLGRVLGPKGLMPNPKTGTVTFDVAKAVEEIKAGKVEYRVDKAGNVHVPIGKVSFENEKLIENFNTIFDTMLKAKPAAAKGAFMKNVAVTSTMAPGIKVDPSSVAVKQ
- the secE gene encoding preprotein translocase subunit SecE, encoding MSSLTQFFRNVGTEIRKVSWPKKKELTRYTVTVVTTVVFLSVFFLIVDQGITAVLNWITSK
- the rpoC gene encoding DNA-directed RNA polymerase subunit beta': MLDVNNFEYMKIGLASPDKIRSWSYGEVKKPETINYRTLKPEKDGLFCERIFGPTKDWECHCGKYKRVRYKGVVCDRCGVEVTKAKVRRERMGHIELAAPVSHIWYFKGIPSRMGLVLDMSPRSLEEVIYFASYVVTDAGETALEKKQLLSEKEYRAYREKYGNKFQASMGAEAIKKLLQDIDLEKEVDSLKEELKSAQGQRRTRAIKRLEVIEAFRHSGNKPDWMILDVLPVIPPELRPMVQLDGGRFATSDLNDLYRRVINRNNRLKRLLDLGAPSIIVQNEKRMLQEAVDALIDNGRRGRPVTGPGNRPLKSLSHMLKGKQGRFRQNLLGKRVDYSGRSVIVVGPNLKMYQCGLPKEMALELFKPFVMKELVEKGLAHNIKSAKRKIERVQPEVWDVLEEVIKEHPVLLNRAPTLHRLGIQAFEPTLVEGRAIRLHPLVCTAYNADFDGDQMAVHVPLSAEAQAEARMLMLAAQNILNPKDGKPVVTPSQDMVLGNYYLTLEREGAIGEGMIFKDTNEALTAYQNGYVHLHTRIAVAASSLNNQTFTEEQNKMLLITTVGKLIFNEILPDSFPYINEPTGTNLEVKTPEKYFVHPTVNVKEHIQKQELVAPFKKKILGNIIAEVFKRFKITETSKMLDRMKDLGFKYSTKAGITVGVADIVVLGEKEQILHDAQTKVDNVLKQFRRGLITEEERYERVISIWSAAKDTIQGKLMASLDKRNPIFMMSDSGARGNASNFTQLAGMRGLMANPAGRIIELPIKSSFREGLTVLEYFISTHGARKGLADTALKTADSGYLTRRLVDVAQDVIVREEDCGTDRGLLIGSIKEGTEIIEPLEERLVGRYTRKTIKHPETGEVLINENEMISEDLAKQIVDAGIEKVWIRSAFTCNTRHGVCKKCYGRNLATGQQVEVGEAVGIIAAQSIGEPGTQLTMRTFHTGGVAGDDITQGLPRIQELFEARNPKGQAVISEIDGHVTAINEGRDRQQEIMLQGDVETRTYTVPYTARLKVAVNDKVVRGQELTEGSIDPKEYLKITDVASVQKYLLREVQKVYRMQGVEIGDKHIEVMVRQMLRKVRVIDAGDTDVLPGSLLEIHQFRDANEKALLEGGRPATGRPVLLGITKASLETDSFLSAASFQETTRVLTDAAIKGKRDELLGLKENVIIGKLVPAGTGMQRYRKAEPILMTDAESVTVE
- the rpoB gene encoding DNA-directed RNA polymerase subunit beta; this encodes MTGQLVQYGRHRQRRSYARISEVLELPNLIEIQTSSYQWFLDEGLREMFQDISPIEDFTGNLALEFIDYSLADPKYPVDESKERDVTYSAPLRVKVRLLNKETGEVKDQEVFMGDFPLMTETGTFIINGAERVIVSQLVRSPSVYYSEKFDKNGKKGFTATVIPNRGAWLEYETDAKDIVYVRIDRTRKLPITVLLRALGFGSDQEIIDLIGDNEYIRNTLEKDNTENTEKALIEIYERLRPGEPPTVENAKSLLISRFFDPKRYDLANVGRYKINKKLHTKNRLFGQRLAETLADPETGEIIAEEGTVLDRRALDKIIPYLEKGTGFKTFRQSGGVVEEDIVVQSIKVYAPDSEDGKVINIIGNGFPEHDVKHITPADIIASIGYFFNLLYGVGNTDDIDHLGNRRLRSVGELLQNQFRIGLSRMERVVRERMSIQDANTITPQQLINIRPVIASIKEFFGSSQLSQFMDQTNPLAELTHKRRLSALGPGGLTRERAGFEVRDVHYSHYGRMCPIETPEGPNIGLINSLSSYAKVNKFGFIETPYRRVDPETGKVTDRIDYLTADEEDNYVVAQANVPLAEDGSFLEEEVVARFRGENTVVKRERVDYMDVSPKQVVSAATACIPFLENDDSNRALMGANMQRQAVPLMQPEAPIVGTGMEYVSGKDSGAAVICKHEGIVEHVEAKEIWVRRVQEIDGQEVKGDLDKYRLLKFIRSNQGTCYNQRPIVSVGDRVVKGEILADGPSMDKGELALGRNVMVGFMTWDGYNYEDAIIMSERLVKDDVYTSIHIEEYESESRDTKLGPEEITHDIPNVGEDALRNLDERGIIRIGAEVKDGDLLVGKVTPKGVTELTAEERLLHAIFGEKAREVRDTSLRVPHGGGGIVLDVKVFNREDGDELPPGVNQLVRVYIVQKRKISEGDKMAGRHGNKGVISRILPEEDMPYLPDGRPIDIMLNPLGVPSRMNIGQVLELHLGMAARYLGIHVATPVFDGATEDDVWETIEESGMSRDAKTVLYDGRSGEPFDNRVSVGIMYMIKLAHMVDDKLHARSTGPYSLVTQQPLGGKAQFGGQRFGEMEVWALEAYGAAYTLQEILTVKSDDIVGRVKTYEAIVKGENVPEPGVPESFKVLIKELQSLGMDVKIMSGDDQEIEMRDLEDEEDLQQADTLNIAPDDKKETEKVSSTD
- a CDS encoding class I SAM-dependent methyltransferase gives rise to the protein MPNHYYSQTPESESNPMYWEYRLRNKLFRFKTDSGVFSKKEVDFGSRLLIESFQMPEIPGPILDVGCGYGPIGLSVAAQSSERLVHMVDVNRRALELSKENAGLNKIENVLIYESDRLEQVTEKGFAAILTNPPIRAGKKIVLDIFHQSFQKLASGGQLWVVIQKKQGAPSAIKELEQLFGETETVERSKGYYILKAEKALTAQ
- the rplL gene encoding 50S ribosomal protein L7/L12 — its product is MTKEQIIDAIKEMSVLELNDLVKAIEEEFGVTAAAPVAVAGGAAGGDAAAEKTEFDVVLTEAGGQKIKVIKVVREITGLGLKEAKEVVDNTPKPLKEGVSKEEAEELKAKLEEVGAGVEVK
- the rplJ gene encoding 50S ribosomal protein L10, which encodes MNSVIEQKQQIVNDIADKLKNSASTVVVDYRGLTVGEVTELRKQLREAGVEFKVFKNTLTRRAAEIAEVSDLNEFLTGPNAIAFSNEDVIAPAKILNNFAKEHEALEIKAGVLEGNLVSVEEVKALAELPSREGLLSMLLSVLQAPMRNFALAAKAVADQKEEQGA
- the nusG gene encoding transcription termination/antitermination protein NusG — translated: MEKNWYVVHTYSGYENKVKANLEKRVESMGMQDKIFRVIVPEEEETDVKNGKKKVVKRKVFPGYVLVEIVMTDDSWYVVRNTPGVTGFVGSSGHGSKPTPLLPEEVKNILKQMGMDDKRKDVDFDVKETVVVNEGPFANFEGTVEEIDYDKAKLKVLVNMFGRETPVELDFHQVDKI
- the rplK gene encoding 50S ribosomal protein L11 — translated: MAKKVIKVVKLQIPAGKANPAPPVGPALGQAGVNIMGFCKEFNARTADQAGLIIPVEISVFEDRSFTFITKTPPAAVLLKKAAGIQSGSGEPNRNKVATVKRDKVREIAEMKMPDLNAADVEAAMRMVEGTARSMGIVIED